The genomic DNA TTATAACGATTCATCGCTTCTTAGAAACGCAGGACGCCTTTTATCTCTTCGCTTTGACGCAATTCCGGGGAGGGAAACCGGTTCGCGCTCGTCCTGCGCATTTCATAAATAACTGATATCGTTGCATTTTCCTGCCTTTTGCTCAAAATACTTTAGCCGATACTTGACAATTTATCGTGCTCCGTCAATACTCAAGTCAATGCTTAACTATTCCGAGATCGACGATATTCTAAGGGCTCTCGTCGAACCCACGCGACGGGCGATCCTGGAAAGATTAAGCCGAGGGCCGGCCACGGTCAGCCAGTTGGCCGAACCGTTCGGCATGACTTTCGCCGCCGTGCTGCAACATCTGCAGACATTGGAGGCCTGCGGGCTGATCCGCAGCGAAAAGATCGGGCGGGTGCGCACCTGCCGGATCGAACCGGGCGGGCTCGCTCCGCTCGCCGACTGGATCGCGGAACGCCGCATACCTGCGGAACGCCAGCTTGATCGCCTCGGCCAGATCTTGGCCGAGACGGACCAATCACCTAAGAAGAATCAGGACCAGAAGCAATGAACCAGATAACCTCCGTGAAAGACGAACATTCCGTCATCCACTCTACCTTCACTATCGAACGGACCTACCCGCAATCGCCCGAACGTGTGTTCTTCGCATTTGCCGACAAGGCGACCGTGCGGCAATGGCGGATCGAAGGCGACGGCTTTGCCATCTCCGAGTTCAGCTTCGACTTCCGCGTTGGCGGTAGCGAAGTTTCACGCTTCAGCTACGCGGGTGGGCCTGAGATTAGGCTCGACGCGCAATTCCAGGACATTGTGCCGAACCAGCGTATCGTCTTCACCTACAAGATGGCGATCGGACCTCAGCCGCTGTC from Mesorhizobium sp. M1E.F.Ca.ET.045.02.1.1 includes the following:
- a CDS encoding metalloregulator ArsR/SmtB family transcription factor, with protein sequence MLNYSEIDDILRALVEPTRRAILERLSRGPATVSQLAEPFGMTFAAVLQHLQTLEACGLIRSEKIGRVRTCRIEPGGLAPLADWIAERRIPAERQLDRLGQILAETDQSPKKNQDQKQ
- a CDS encoding SRPBCC family protein, which encodes MNQITSVKDEHSVIHSTFTIERTYPQSPERVFFAFADKATVRQWRIEGDGFAISEFSFDFRVGGSEVSRFSYAGGPEIRLDAQFQDIVPNQRIVFTYKMAIGPQPLSVSLTTVELTPSSEGTRLTYTEQGAFFDGADSAKGREEGTRGLLEALAAYLDKSK